The proteins below come from a single Halostagnicola larsenii XH-48 genomic window:
- a CDS encoding NADP-dependent malic enzyme has product MGLEEDALDYHSDDPPGKIEIRTTKPTNTQRDLSLAYSPGVAGPCREIATNADDAYRYTAKENLVGVVSNGSAVLGLGDIGAQASKPVMEGKGVLFKRFADIDVFDVELDLEDPDAFVDSVAAMEPTFGGVNLEDIAAPDCFRIEERLRERMDVPVFHDDQHGTAIISGAALLNAVELVEKDLEDLEVTFAGAGAAAVATARFFVSLGIDSENITMCDIDGILTTERAEAGDLNPYNREFASDRPGEELADAMVGADVFVGLSAGGIVSPEMVRSMADDPILFAMANPDPEIGYEEAKSARDDTVIMATGRSDYPNQVNNVLGFPFIFRGALDVRATQVNEAMKVAAAEALADLARRDVPDAVRKAYGDQPLQFGPEYIIPKPLDPRVLFEVAPAVAEAAMETGAARTNIDLEAYVERLEARLGKSREMMRIVLNKAQNDPKRLALAEGGHEKIIRAAFQIAERGIADPVLIGDEDEIRSTAANLGLEFDPDVADPSSGSYDRYVETLYDGRKRKGVTRTEAEEMIRESNYFASAMVESGDADAMLTGLTHHYPSALRPPLQVIGTAEDADYAAGVYLLAFKNRVVFLADATVNQNPDEAVLAEVTRHTASLAERFNVEPRAALLSYSDFGSVDNDGTRKPRRAAELLRNDPDVEFPVDGEMQADTAVVEDMLTDTYEFSVLEKPANVLVFPNLEAGNICYKLLQRLGGAEAIGPMLVGMDKPVHVLQRDDEVTDIVNLAAVATVDAQRR; this is encoded by the coding sequence ATGGGACTCGAAGAGGACGCACTCGACTATCACAGCGACGACCCGCCCGGAAAGATCGAAATCCGGACGACCAAGCCGACGAATACCCAGCGCGATCTCTCGCTCGCCTACTCGCCGGGCGTTGCGGGACCGTGTCGCGAAATCGCGACGAACGCCGACGACGCCTACCGGTACACCGCAAAGGAGAACCTCGTCGGCGTGGTTTCGAACGGCTCTGCCGTACTCGGACTCGGCGATATCGGCGCGCAAGCGTCGAAACCGGTCATGGAGGGAAAAGGCGTGCTCTTCAAGCGCTTCGCCGATATCGACGTGTTCGACGTCGAACTCGACCTCGAAGATCCGGACGCGTTCGTCGATTCCGTCGCGGCCATGGAACCGACCTTCGGCGGCGTCAACTTAGAGGACATCGCCGCCCCCGACTGCTTTCGGATCGAAGAACGGCTTCGCGAGCGCATGGACGTTCCGGTCTTTCACGACGACCAGCACGGAACCGCGATCATCAGCGGTGCCGCGCTGTTGAACGCCGTCGAACTCGTCGAGAAGGATCTCGAAGATCTCGAGGTTACCTTCGCGGGCGCGGGCGCTGCAGCGGTCGCCACCGCCAGGTTCTTCGTCTCGCTCGGGATCGACAGCGAGAACATCACGATGTGCGATATCGACGGGATTCTCACAACTGAGCGGGCAGAGGCGGGCGATCTGAACCCGTACAACCGGGAGTTCGCGTCCGATCGACCGGGCGAGGAACTGGCCGACGCGATGGTCGGCGCGGACGTTTTCGTCGGCCTCTCTGCGGGCGGGATCGTCTCACCGGAGATGGTTCGCTCGATGGCCGACGATCCGATACTCTTCGCGATGGCCAATCCGGACCCCGAAATCGGCTACGAGGAAGCGAAGTCCGCTCGAGACGATACCGTCATCATGGCGACGGGTCGCTCGGATTACCCGAATCAGGTCAACAACGTACTCGGCTTCCCCTTTATCTTCCGTGGCGCACTCGACGTGCGCGCGACGCAGGTCAACGAAGCGATGAAAGTCGCCGCCGCCGAGGCGCTGGCCGATCTGGCGAGACGCGACGTTCCAGATGCCGTCCGCAAAGCCTACGGCGATCAGCCGCTCCAGTTCGGCCCCGAGTACATCATCCCCAAGCCGCTCGACCCGCGCGTTCTGTTCGAGGTCGCCCCCGCGGTCGCCGAGGCCGCGATGGAAACCGGCGCAGCCCGGACCAACATCGATCTTGAGGCGTACGTCGAGCGACTCGAGGCCCGACTCGGAAAGTCTCGGGAGATGATGCGGATCGTGCTCAACAAAGCCCAGAACGATCCGAAGCGACTCGCGCTCGCGGAGGGCGGCCACGAGAAGATCATTCGAGCCGCTTTCCAGATCGCCGAACGAGGGATCGCCGATCCGGTGTTAATCGGCGACGAAGACGAGATCAGATCGACCGCCGCGAACCTCGGCCTCGAGTTCGATCCCGACGTCGCGGATCCGAGCAGTGGGTCGTACGATCGCTACGTCGAAACGCTGTACGACGGCCGAAAGCGAAAGGGCGTCACCCGAACCGAGGCCGAGGAGATGATTCGAGAGAGTAACTACTTCGCCTCCGCCATGGTCGAAAGCGGCGACGCCGACGCCATGCTGACGGGACTGACCCACCACTACCCGTCGGCGCTTCGTCCGCCGTTGCAGGTCATCGGGACCGCCGAGGACGCCGACTACGCGGCTGGCGTCTATTTGCTGGCGTTCAAAAACCGGGTCGTCTTCCTCGCCGACGCGACGGTCAACCAGAACCCGGACGAAGCGGTGCTGGCCGAGGTCACCAGACACACGGCCTCGCTCGCCGAACGGTTCAACGTCGAGCCTCGCGCCGCCTTGCTGTCGTACTCCGACTTCGGAAGCGTGGACAACGACGGCACGCGAAAGCCGCGCCGAGCCGCCGAACTGTTACGAAACGACCCCGACGTGGAGTTCCCGGTCGACGGCGAGATGCAGGCGGATACCGCGGTCGTCGAAGACATGCTAACCGATACCTACGAGTTTTCAGTCCTCGAGAAGCCGGCCAACGTGCTCGTCTTTCCGAACCTCGAGGCGGGTAACATCTGTTATAAGCTGCTCCAGCGACTGGGCGGCGCGGAGGCGATCGGACCGATGCTCGTCGGTATGGACAAGCCGGTCCACGTCCTCCAGCGCGACGACGAAGTAACGGACATCGTCAACCTCGCGGCCGTCGCAACCGTCGACGCACAGCGGCGGTAA